GATCAGAGAGAATCTCCGGGGTCCTGTCCGACTGGGCTTCCCGTCCGGATTCCACACCGAAGCTCACGGCAACGACGATTGCCGAGATCCTGGAGGCACGGTCCTCCTCGAGCTACTCGCAGCGGGCGATGGCAGAGAGGCATGGCGTCAGTCGGCTGACAATCCGTCGAATCCAACGAGAACAGGGTTTCGCGAGGAACGATGCGCCTACTCGGTCGAGCCTCTTCAGCGTCATCGGGCCGGCGACGTGCCGTGACCGGCAAGTGGCCTGGCTAGCGGGACTCTTAGAAGGAGAGGGCAGCTTCATGCACCCCGCACCTTCTCGTCCCCGCTCCCCGGTCGTTAGTCTGTCCATGACTGACCAAGATGTGGTCGAACGGGCCGCCTCCATCCTCGGCGTGTCAGCGTGCCGAACGGCGCCGCGCAGCTCAACAGGTAGAGCCGTGTGGTGCGTACAAGCGCGGGGTAGGCGCGCTGTCGCAACCATGATGGCGGTAGATCCCTATATGGGCGAGCGCCGATCTCTCAGAATAGAGGAGGTTCTGGCGGCGTGTCCGATGACAGGGCCGCGTCGTAAGGTTTCCAGGTCGCAGGCGGAGGAGATCGCTGCTCGGATGAGGCGCGGGCACTCAGCTCAGTCTCTCGCCCGCGAGTTCTCCCTGTCGGTGAGGCGGGTGTATGAGCTGGCGCGGCCGGGTGCGCTGGCCACGGAGCCTGCTCCGATCACGATCGGCCATGAAGGGGACGAGCAGTCCCATACGATGGGGCCGCCCGTCAACCGCCCTTCGTTCTGACATGGCAAATCCTCAGCGGGGTCGCGCATGCTTTGGATCGGTGGAGAGGGTTGCAGAAACGTCTAGCAACGAGGGGGTGTAGCTCAGCTTGGGAGAGCGTCTGCATGGCATGCAGAAGGTCGCGGGTTCGAACCCCGCCACTTTCACTCAGATCCGGCTCACAGCATGGGAGCCGCCAGTTCAGCATCGCGGCGCGCGCCCCGTCCCCGTGGGGGGTTGCGGAGCGGGCAGGACGCCTGGCCCAACCCGGGCGGCGAATAGGGGCGGCAAGCCCTCGCGCCGTAGTGTCGTCATCTTCTCGTGCGCGCCCAGTGGCGAAGTCTGCCGCCGGGGCAACCGGCCAGGGCTTCTGACCCGGCTGGGAATAGCGCCTCTTCGTGAGGCACCGCGCCGGCGCTGTCTTCCTCCCGCTCACCGCGGGACGCGCGACCGTAGCTCAGTTGGTAGAGCGTCTGCCTTCCAAGCAGAACGTCGTCGGTTCGAACCCGATCGGTCGCTTCGTAATCCGTCCGTCCACGTCCACTCTCAGACCCAACTCACATGGGGCTATCGTCTAGTTGGTCCAGGACACCACCCTCTCACGGTGGAGACGGGAGTTCGAACCTCCCTAGCCCTACTGGTCTACCCCGTGATTCCGCGCGATGGGCGGCATCACTCGAAACTCGAGGGCTGCCTTCCCCTCGGGAGAGGTTCCTTGCCGGCTTAGCTCAGAGGTAGAGCACTTTCCTGGTACGAAAGGGGCCGTCGGTTCGAGTCCGACAGTCGGCTTGTTGTGAATCAGGTTCGGTGTGCCGTCTCGCATAGACACCGACTCAGGGCAGCGCCCTCACTGGCCAAGAGATAGGCGAGCGCCGGACCGGGGTTTACCCGCCGAGGAGCTCGTGGCGGTTCACGATGGGAGATGGTCCAGAGGTACGGACACCGGCTGCTGACGCCGGGGACCCTGGTTCGAGCCCAGGTCTCCCAATCCTGGCTCGTTCCTCTACGAGCCGTCCCCGAGGTATCCGGGCAGGAGCCTGTCCGGCGTGCGGCCGTAGCTCAGCTGGTAGAGCGCCAGGTTGCCAACCTGGAGGTCGCGGGTTCGAGTCCCGCCGGCCGCTTCATCACTCTGTCCATCGCGCGCGAACCCGTCGGGTCTCATGCCGCAGACGACGGGCGAGAGGCAAGGGAAGTGCATCTTCGGCGTCGTGTCGCGGTGCCGACATCGCATCACCGCAGGACCCTGGGAAGGGTAGCTCAGTTGGTTAGAGCGCCGCTCTGATGAGGCGGATGTCGAAGGTTCGAGTCCTTCTCCTTCCATGCACGTGAGAGACCCGCCGAGAGAAAATCTGGGCGGGAGCTAGGTCCGCCCTCTGGGCGGTTCGAGGGGCTGTAGCTCAGTCGGGAGAGCGTTCGCTTCGCATGCGAAAGGCCGCCGGTTCGATTCCGGCTAGCTCCATGTGTTGTCCAGACACCAGCCCCCCTCGGGATAGTTCTCCGGTTCAGCGCGGCCACCAAGGTCGCGTCATCGTGGTGCGCGTAGCTCAGCGGTAGAGCTCCCGGTTGTGGTCCGGGCGGTCGTGGGTTCGAATCCCATCGTGCACCCTCCTCCTCAGGTCTCCATCCCGGACATGGGCGTCCGGTGCTGTGCGGCCGTAGCTCAGCTGGTAGAGCATCCGCTTCCCAAGCGGAGAGTCGTCGGTTCGAGTCCGATCGGCCGCTTCTTCTTCTTCTTCTTCTCCTCCTCCTCAGCGTTTCCCCGCCCCGCGCCGTGGGCTTCTTAAGCCCGGCGGCGCGGGGCTTCCCTCTGGTTCGGGCTCGACTCACTCCCTGCGGGGGTGGCGGAATGGTAGACGCGCCGGGTTGAGGGCCTGGTGAGCTTTTTACAGCTCGTGGGGGTCCGAATCCCCCTCCCCGCACTGATCTCCAGGCCCCACTTCGTGAGCGTCCGACCAAGGCGGTAGGGGAAATCTGCAGCGGCTCATCCGGGGCCTAGTCTGACCCCATGGCCAGAGGTCGCAGTGTCCGCTCCGCCCTGTCAACGCTCGCTCCGCCTGCGCGGTATCTGGATGACGAGATCCCGACGCTGCCGGCGCAGACCGAAGGCGAGTTCATCGACGCCTACGGCTTGGTGACCGCCGCGGGGCTCCATGAGGCGCTCAGCGCCCTCCCGACTGTCGCCTCGACCATCGAGGCCTACCGCGCCGCCGGCGCCAGGACCGAAGCCGAGCTCTACCGCGGCAGCTACATCGTGATCAGCCAGGAGCTACTTCGCCGGGCGGCCCTCGGGCACCTCGACCAGGACGATCGGACCGCCGCGGCGTGCGCCGCCGCCCGCCAGATCCTCGGGGAGTAGGGAACTCGAAGGAGGGCCGGCCCCGCCGGCCTCTCGTGCGTCACGCAGCGGCGCCTTCTTTGAGGGTGCTGCGTTCGGCTGGGCATGGTTGTGGACGATCCGGTTGATCTGCGGAGTCTGATAGGCACCGCCCGCCAGGTTCGGCTCCTGGGACAACCACTTGAGCAATCTCTCCCGCCGTCCCTTCTGATGGCGCGCGCCGACGTAGCTCAGACGGCCAGAGCACCCGTCTCGTAAGCGGGAGGCCCGGGGTTCGAATCCCCGCGTCGGCTCCTCCTCCTCCCCCGTCTTCCTCACGACCCTCGACCGCATGATCGCGAGACCGGCAACGGGGCCCAGGGCGGCAAGTGCCGCGCCGCAGGGGCGCTGACGCGTCCTCGCCGATCGCGGTCTCAGATAGCGCCGGATCCCGAGGAAGGACTGGCCACAAGATGGGCGCGGGCGCTGTCCCGATAGGACAGGCGGTCCGAGTTCCACCGGGCACGGTGGAGCATGATGAGTCTCCCAGGCCAGGGAGGCTCCCGTCCGGCGGGGCCGGCATGGACGATGCCGGCCCCGCTCGTCCACCTCACCCCACCCGCTCCATGGGTGGGGTGAGGTTGTTCCATCGGTCGGCGAGGCATCCGCGAGGGCGCCCCCGGCCGATCGTGTGTCCACCCTGGGGGTGTAGCTCAGCTGGCTAGAGCACCGGATTGTCAATCCGGAGGTCGCGGGTTCGAGTCCCGTCACTCCCGCTTCATGAAGGGCATGTCAGCGCGGGCCCTCGTCGAGGGCGCCCGCCGCCGTCGGGGCTACTCCCGCGGGCGCTTGAAGGTCCAGCAGGTGCGCACGGGCGTGGAGACACCACCCGTGATGCCGCGCCGCTCGGCGCCGACCCAGACTTCATCCACCGTCTCGCTGACGAGTTCCCACCCCTCGGCTCCGAGGGCGTTCATGAACTCGACACGGGAGAACTCGGCCTCGACATTCGCCTCCCGCGCCTCGACAGCGCCGTCTACCGAACGCGCCACCGCCAGCGAGGACGTCCAACGCTGACGGCGCGGATCATACGACCACTCGACGGTCGCCCTGAGGTACTCCCAGCCTTGACTCACCGCCGGAACAGGAGGAGGTGGTTCAGGTTGGCCTGGTGCTGTTCGGCCTCCTGCCACGCGGCGTCAACGCCTTGCTGCCTCCGCAGGCCTTGATCTACGTGGTGTCGATAGGCGGCCTCGCGTTCAGCAAGGTGCCTACTCACTTCACGGTTGATCTGAGACCGGATGTACTCGTCCTGCACCCGCGCGTCCTTCCCTCGTGCCGGTCCGGGCAGGATACATCGGGACGGCGGGACCTGGCACTCACCGCGAGCGGCCGAGATACCGCTTCCAGATGCGGCGCAGCTCGCCAGCCTCGAAGTCCGGTAGGCCTCGGCTGAGCCGTGCGAGGGAGACACCTCGGCTCGAGGTGATGAACCTCGGGCTGACCAGCAGCTCCCCGCCATCGCGCCAGATCGGCGGTAGCTCCCCGGACGCGTGTGCCCGCTCGTACTCGCTGAGGGAAAGGCCCGTCGCCCAGTAGGCGCGCAACGCCTCGTCGGTGCCCTTGCTCGAGGCGACGTCCCAGGCGAGCACCGGGTAGGCGAAGGGCTCGGGTCCCTCATAGGAGATCTCGATCGGGGTGGGGTCGTACATCGGGCCGGCCCCGGCCGAGCCACGGACCCAACGCGCGAGGCCCTCCATCTGCGCCGAGCAGAAGAGCCCCTCCAGGCGCCCCTCACGGTCGTCGGGCCTCAGGGCATCGGCGCGGACGAAGAGCTCATGGGCGGGGCCGTAGTCGGTCGCCTTGTCCGTTCCGCCGGCGCGGTAGACCCGGCGCCGGACCTCGGGGCGCTCCCCCTCGGGCGTACGGGACAAGGTGGTCGGGGCCGCTCTGATGCCTCGTCCTCTCGCCATCCTCATCCGAGCGTAGGGGAGGCCCGCGAGGACGTGATGCTCTTCAGACATGGGCCTGGTCCCTTTGGGCCCGAAGTGCCTCGCGGCGCGGACCGTCCGTGCCGGGGGATCCATGCGGCGTTGGTGAAGCGGCCGAACACATCGGACTTTCAATCCGACAAATCACGGGTTCGAATCCCGTACGCCGTATCGAGAGTGGTATCCGGCGCGGGCTCAGACGCCGGGGTGTGAGCAGCTGATGCGCAGGTGGGCACTCGAGCCGGGGATCGCACTCACCTCGACGGCCGCGTCGCCGGCCGGCTCCGGGGAGATCTCGATCGAGAAGCGCATGCCGAGGGCGCCGCTCGCGCGGCACAGGAGATCGAGGGACGGTGGCGACTGGCCGGCCTCGAGCTCCGTCAGCTCATCGGGGTGGAGGCTGAGGATGTCCGCGAGCTCGAGCGAGCTGACGCCGGTGCGGATCCGGTGGTCGTGGAGGGACCCGGCCGGGGCGCGGGCGAGGATCAACCGTGCCTCGCGGGTGTCGTCGGTCGTGGGCATCGCCGGCGACAGTAGGCGCCCGGGCGATGCCTCTGCGGCACTTGCGCCTCCGGACGAGGCCGTCCGCGCGGAACGGGGATGCGCACGAGGGCAGGCGGCTACTGTCAGTCCATGGGCTCATCCATCACGCGTTCTCACACCCCGGCCTTCGTCCGCGGCAAGAGGGTCATCGAGCTGCCCTGATCCGCGTGAGGACTCGCGGGGTTCAGGAGGGGGTCGCAGGCTCCTTCTCCGAGGAGGCGGCCGCTCGCTGGCGCCGGACATGGCGGCGCTCTCGGACCCCGATCACGGCGCCGACTGCCGCCATGACGGCGAACGCGACGCCGAAGGCGACCCACGGCTTGTCGGCGAAGGCCTTGCCGGCGAAGTAGCCGATGAGGGCCGCCTGGGTCGACCAGAGAACGGCACCCACGCTGTCGAACAGGAGGAAGCGCCGGTAGGACATCTGCCCGGCGCCGCAGGAGAGGTTGATGGCGATCCGGATCCCCGGCAGGAAGCGGCCGGCGAGGACGAGCGCCGCCCCTTGGCGGGCGACCATCCTCTCCGCGGCCTCGATGCGCCCGGCCCCGGCGACCTTCACGACGCCACGTCGGATCGGTCCCCGTCCGCGACGGCCGGTCCAGTAGGCGGTCGAGTCGCCGATCACGGCTCCGACCGCGCCGGCGGCGATCACGAGGGGCAGGCTGAGGGTGCCGTCGGCCGCGAGGACCGCGGCGGCCACGATCGCGGTCTCACCCGGGAACAGCGGGAAGACCCCATCTCCAGCGACCACGAGCAGGACTGCCCAGTAGCCGAAGCGCGCGGCGGCGTCGGCGAGCTCGCCGAACGATCCGCCGACCGCCGCGGTGAGACTCCCGATCAGGCCGCTCACTCCGCGCTCACCGGACGGGCTGTGCAGCGGACCCGGACGATGCGCGTCCCCCGGACCTCCTCGACCCGAAGCGTCCACTCGCCGGCTTCCACCACGTCATCGACCTGGGCGGGGCGCCCGAGCCGGCTGAAGATGAGGCCGCCGATGCTGGTCACGCCCTCCTCAGCCAGATGGAGGCCGTGCTCCTCCAGGTCCTCGAGGGAGACGTGGCCGCGCGTGATGATGTCTCCGTCCTCGGCGATCACCATGTCGGGCTCGGGGTCGCGCTCGTCGTGGATCTCCCCGACGATCTCCTCGAGGACGTCCTCGAGGGAGACGACGCCGGCGAGCTCGCCGTACTCGTCAAGGACGACCGCGAGGGAGGCGCGCGCCTGGCGCATCCCGGCGAGGAGGATGTCCAGGGGCTGGGACTCGGGCACCAGGTGCACGGGCCCGGCGAGCTCACCGACGGGCGTCTCCGGCGTCTCGACGTACCCCCGGCTGAGGGCGCTCAGGTGGACCACTCCTGTCGGCTGGTTCGCGCCGGAGACCACGGGGAAGCGGCTGTGCCGGCTCCCGAGGACCGAGAGCAGGGCCTCACGGGCCGTCTGCCCGGCAGGGATGGTGGTGACCGACGGCGCGGGGCTCATGACCTGGCGGGCTGAGGTCTCGTGGAGCTCGAGGACACCTTCGATCATCCCGGCCTCCTCGGGGTCGAGGGTGCCGCCGCGTTCGCTGTCGGCGATCAGGCGCTGGAAGTCCTCGGTCGTCAGGGCCATCTCGTGCTCGGAGGCGGGTGGGATCCCGAGGAGCCGGACGAGCCTCACCCCTGCGCCGTTGAGCACCGCGATCACCGGCGAGAAGACCAGGCGGAACGCCTCCAGCGGGAGGGCCAGGCGTGTCGCGGTGGCCTCCGCCTTCTGGATCGCGATCGTCTTCGGGGCGAGCTCACCGACGACCACATGCAGGACGGTGATCACCGCGAAGGCGATCGCCCCCGCCGCGAAGACCCCTGCGGCCTCGCCCGCGCCGGCCCGCTCGAGGACCGGCTCCAGCACGCTCGCGACGGCGGGCTTGCCGAGCCAGCCGAGCCCGAGGGCGGTGACGGTGATGCCGAGCTGGCAGGCGGCGAGGTAGCGGTCGATCTCGTGGGACTGACGGGTCGCGAGGGCCGCGGAGCGGGAACCTCCGGCGGCCATCGCCTCGAGGCGGACCACCCGCGCGCGGGCGAGGGCGAACTCGGCGGCGACGAAGAAGCCCGTCGCCAGGATCAATACGACGACGGCCAGCAGGCCGACGATGGTGCCACTCATGTGCGGTGGACTCCTTGGTAGGACCACCGGCGGTCAAGGGGGCCGGGCGGTCTCAGATGACGGGCCCGAACGTAGGCGCTCCCGGCCTCATTTCACCGGAAACTCACCGTTCGCGGGTCGGCCCTCAGGGCTCGATTCGCCCGCTGGGCGCGCATCCGGGCAGATAGCCGGTCCACATGCCGCCCTCATCGAGCGCGATGTCGACGTCGAAGTCGTCGTACTCGCCGAGCGGGATGATCTGGGTGACGGTGCCGGGACCGAAGAGGCTGCGGACGCGATCACCGATGACCAGCTGGTCGACGCGGTGAAACGGCTCATCGACGACGCACGGTGCGGTGGTGCTGGGGTCGCTCATGCGCGGGTGACTCCTGTGGTTGTGAGTGCGGGGTCAGAAGGGTGGGTCAGGGTCGTCCTCTGCGGTCGCCGCGCTCGCCAGTGCGAGACCGATCGGACAGTGGCACAGCTCCTCGGCCGGAACAGGCTGAGAGCAGCACTCGCCGCTTGGCAGGAGCCGACCGCAGCACTGCGCGACGATCATCCTTCCCTCGTTGCAGCAGTCCGGGCAACGCGGCCTGGGGGTCCGGGGGGAGATGGCGGGAGCCTGTCCTTGGGCCTGTGAGTGTCCGCGCGCCATTGGTCAGAGGGTGCCACGGCCTCGCCAGGGAGAGGCCGTTCTCACCGGGTCGGTTCCTCGAGTATCAGCAGGTCGAGGTCCTTGGCGCCGACGATCTCCGGGTTGGCTTTCGCCCACGCCCGGGCCTGGGCGCGCAGCCGCTCCTGGTCGTCGGTCATGTAGATGACGAGCACGCCGCTTCGCAGGTCGCTGTCGTCGTAGAGCTTGGTGCGAAGGAGCTGGTCGATCCACTGCCATGCCGAGTCCTCGAACTCGCCGTTCTCGTCCATCAGGTCCTCGACCGAGAGGATGTCCAGACGGACGCCGCTCTGGCCGTAGGTCGAGAAGGCGATCCGGCTGATGGGCGCCTCGAGATCATCGGAGTCCGAGAGCCCGAGCGTCCCCTCGAGCGCCTGCGCGGCGGCGGTCACCTGCTCACCGGCACCCTCGGCGCGCACGGCCTGGAGCAGCGCCCGCGTGCCGCCGGCCAGGTCGTTCATCCCGTTCGTCTCGCTCATCTGGAGGCTCCTGGTCGTTGAGAGGACAGCACCTCCAACATAGGACGCTCATCTGTCAGCGACTCCCATCGCCGAGCCTCCCCGGGCATCGGGCGCCGTATGGTGATGAGGCCGAACCGCGTCGCGGTCCGGCTGACAGGCACCGGCAGAGGGGAACCGAGGATGTCCGACGATCAGACCCATGCGCCCGGGCAGGCAATCGAGGGCCTCGAGGCGGAGGCGATGGGGAGTCTCATCGCGGCCTTCGACCTCGCCGACAGGCACGGCCTCGACATCGACGACCTGATCGACCGGGTGCGCCAAGGACGCTGAACGGGGGCTAGCCGGCGATCAGCTGGTTCAGGACGAGCATCAGGATGAACCCGAGCATGCAGCTGAGGGTTACGACCCGCTCACTGCCACCGCGGACACCGGCGGGGATCAGCTCGTCGACGCACACGTAGAGCATTGCGCCGGCGGCGAAGGCGAGGCTGAGCGGGAGAAGCCCCGAAGCGACCCCGACGATCGCAAAGGCGGCGAAGGCCGCGGGGATCTCGATCAGACCGCTCGATGCGGCGACGGCGAAGATCCGCCGTCGCGGCATCCGGGATGCCAGGAAGGGGATCGCCACGGAGAACCCCTCCGGCACGTTGTGGGCCATGATCGCGATCGCGAGCGGGAGACCGAGCTCGGTCCCGCCGACGGCGAAGGCCACACCGACCGCCATCCCCTCGGGGATGTTGTGGAGCGAGAGCGCGCCGAAGACCAGCCAACCCCGTCGGCGCGCGTCAGGAGTCCCGTCCTCGGGACCCCGGGGTGGGTGGAGGTGAGGGACCAGGCGATCGAGTCCGAGCATCAGCGCGACGCCGAGCACGAGCCCGGTGATCACCTCGATCAGTGCCCCCTGCTCGAGAGCCGGGTTCAGGAGCCCGAACGACAGGGCGGCAAGCATGACCCCGGCCGCGAAGCCGAGCCCTCCGTCCAGGAGCCGATCGCCCGGTGAGCGCCACACGTAGATGCCGAGCGCGCCGATCACCGTTCCGAGGCCGGCCAGCGTCATCCAGAGGGCGAACAGCGGTTCCACGCCGATGAGGATGCGCAATCAGCGACTCCTCGGATGTCATCCTCGCATCGGCCGAGCGACACCACGATGGGTGGTGGCCAAATGGTAAGGCGCCGGATTTTGGTCCCGGTGATTGCAGGTTCGAATCCTGCCCACCCAACTCACCTCACCGTATGGTGATCACACACGCGCCGTCTTAGCTCAGCTGGTAGAGCAGTCGCCTTGTAAGCGACAGGTCGCCGGTTCGACCCCGGCAGACGGCTTCTCCCCTTCCCCTCACATCGAGGCCGGTGCGGCTGCATCCCGCCGTGCCCGTCGTAGCGTGATGGGTATGACGACGCAGATCCTGATCGGTCTCATCCTCGCTGGCGCCGCGGTCTGGGCGTGGGGCCAGGGGACCCGCCTGCGGGCGGTCGGCCTCGGCGCCCTCGCCCTCGTGCTCGCGCTCCCCGAGGCCTCAGCCACGGGCGCGCAGAACCTCGGCTCCGCCCTCGCCACCGAGAGCGCGAGCTCCCTCATCACCCTCGCCATCATCGCCATCGGCCTCGCCACCATGCTCGGCTGGCGACCGCGAAAGAACCCCGGCAAGACTCGTCCCTGATGCGTGCGCCTGGCCCCCTCGGGCGAGATCCCTCTCGGCGCTCGGACGGGGTCTAGTCTCGAGTGGCGATGGCGCGAGGAAGCAGCACCCACACACGCTGCACGCCGCCTCGCGGCAGGACCCTCGCCCCGGGCCCGCCGGCATCTGATGATCCGAAGGCAGCCCTCCCCGTGCCGGACGTGCCGAGGAGGACGAGCCGCGACTGCTCGGCGGCCCTGATGGGCGAGGTACTCGATCGCCTCGGCGCGCGCGCGGTGATCAGGGAGCCCTATCGGGATCTGCTGAACCCGGAGCGGACCGAGACCTACGAGGTACGGGTCCACGATGATGAGGGATGGGTTGTCGAGTGGAGCACCTATTCATCGAGCGGGGGCGAGCCGCGGGTCGGCTCGGCGATCCTTGTCTGCAACTATCTCGTCTACGACATCAACGGCTCGGAATGGCAGAACACCTGCGGGGTGGGCTCTCGGAGCATCCTCGTCCGACGCAGCGACCATGCCGACATCGCAGTCATCAGCTTCACCGTCGACGACATCGACGCCCAGCTCACCCGGATCCGAGAGGTCCCCGGTGGCTTCCAGACGGAGTGGGTCGACGCGACGTCGCTTCGCCTGGTGCGACCCGACGAACAGCGATCGATGGCGCGCAGGAAGGTGGGAGATGGCGATCCAGCCAACGGCCGGATCGCCGCGATGCCGGCGGGGATCCGAGGGGCCGACCGGGAGCTGCTGACGGTGCCGCTGAACTTCCTCTCGGCCATCGGCAAGTAGGCGGTCCCTCCCGGGGCGGGCCCGGGCGCTAGTGGAGGCTGAACGAGGAGCCGGTCGGGGAGAGCGTGAACGGCACGCCGGCCGCGCCCTCATCAGCCCCGGATGCGCCGTCGAAGCTCCAGAGGCTCCGCGTGTCCGAGTGCGCGGTCAGGGTCGCCGGCCGCGTCGAGCGGCCACCGGGGACGATGTCTCCCGGCTGGATCGCCGCCGCGGTCTGGCCGCGGGTGATACGCGCCGAGTCGACCTGGACGCCGAACTCGAAGGTCGGGGCGGCTCCTTCACGGCCGATCAGCGTCGGCGCAGTGCCGAAGGCCGGAGGGCTCGCAAGCGCGATAGTCGAGATCGCTGAGCCGTCGAGCAGGACCGCGACACCGTTCTGGGTGATCTGGATCGCGACGTGGTGCCAGTTGTTGAGGCTGAGCCCCGCTGCCCACGGTGAGGAGACGTAGACGCCCGGGGCGGTGGCAACGGCCGCTCGGAGGCGGTAGGTGTTGTCGATCTGGATCGTCCAGCCGGCGTTGCCCCCGGTGGTGCTGAAGACGGCACCCTGGGGCGCGGGGGTCGGGGCGCCGGCGGTGCGACGGACCCAACCGTCGAAGACGAGGGTGCTCGTGCCGGCCGTGTGGGTGCTGGAGTGGGCGGCGCTCAGGAAGCTGTCCGAGCCGTCGGTGCTTGCGAAGCCTGGCTGGGCGGCGACGGTGAGGGTCTGGCTGCTGGTCGCCGTCTCCCCGTCATCGTCGGTCACCCTCAGGGACACGGTGACCGGGCCGGGGGAGGGGTAGGAGGTCGTCGGGGCGGTGCCGGTCGCCTCGAAGGAACCGTTTCCGTCGAGGTCCCACTCACGCGTCGCGATGGTGCCGTCCGCGTCGCTCGAGGCGTCCGTGAAGGTCACCGTGGCGTTCGCGGTCGGGCCCGTCGGGCTGTAGGTGAAGGAGGAGACCGGAGCCTGGTTGGCGGGACCGGCGGGCGCGCCGCCCCCCGCACTGCTCCAGCTCGGGACTCCGTCATCGCCGGGTCCGCACCCCTCGCCGGCCGCCGATGTCGGAGTCGGCAGGTTGCAGAGGGCGCCGGCGATGGTCGCCGACTGACTCCTCGAGACGTCGAATGCCCCCGCCTCGTTGGATCGCAGGCAGTAGATCAGCCCGGTCGATGCCTGGGCACAGACGGTGATCTGGTCGACGCCGTCGCGGTTGACCATGACCTGCTCGGGGTCGCGGGAGGCGGGCGTGGTGGTGATCACGTCGAGCTCTGGCTCAGCGGACTGGATCGCGCCCTGCAGGGTGGCGAGGACCGGGTAGGCGCCGCTTCCGGCGTGGATCACCTTGGCGTTCTTGTAGGAGATCGTCACCGAGTTCTGGGCCTGGGTGCTGTTGGCGGTCTCCCGGATGCTGAGGAAGGTCGGGATGGCGATCGCCATCAGGATGATCAGGACCGCGATCACGACGATCAGCTCGACGAGGGTGAAGGCGCTCCGATGGGGCCTCAGGTGGGGGAGGG
This DNA window, taken from Miltoncostaea oceani, encodes the following:
- a CDS encoding DedA family protein, with translation MSGLIGSLTAAVGGSFGELADAAARFGYWAVLLVVAGDGVFPLFPGETAIVAAAVLAADGTLSLPLVIAAGAVGAVIGDSTAYWTGRRGRGPIRRGVVKVAGAGRIEAAERMVARQGAALVLAGRFLPGIRIAINLSCGAGQMSYRRFLLFDSVGAVLWSTQAALIGYFAGKAFADKPWVAFGVAFAVMAAVGAVIGVRERRHVRRQRAAASSEKEPATPS
- a CDS encoding hemolysin family protein, with the translated sequence MSGTIVGLLAVVVLILATGFFVAAEFALARARVVRLEAMAAGGSRSAALATRQSHEIDRYLAACQLGITVTALGLGWLGKPAVASVLEPVLERAGAGEAAGVFAAGAIAFAVITVLHVVVGELAPKTIAIQKAEATATRLALPLEAFRLVFSPVIAVLNGAGVRLVRLLGIPPASEHEMALTTEDFQRLIADSERGGTLDPEEAGMIEGVLELHETSARQVMSPAPSVTTIPAGQTAREALLSVLGSRHSRFPVVSGANQPTGVVHLSALSRGYVETPETPVGELAGPVHLVPESQPLDILLAGMRQARASLAVVLDEYGELAGVVSLEDVLEEIVGEIHDERDPEPDMVIAEDGDIITRGHVSLEDLEEHGLHLAEEGVTSIGGLIFSRLGRPAQVDDVVEAGEWTLRVEEVRGTRIVRVRCTARPVSAE
- a CDS encoding helix-turn-helix domain-containing protein — protein: MPTTDDTREARLILARAPAGSLHDHRIRTGVSSLELADILSLHPDELTELEAGQSPPSLDLLCRASGALGMRFSIEISPEPAGDAAVEVSAIPGSSAHLRISCSHPGV
- a CDS encoding PKD domain-containing protein, with protein sequence MPLPHLRPHRSAFTLVELIVVIAVLIILMAIAIPTFLSIRETANSTQAQNSVTISYKNAKVIHAGSGAYPVLATLQGAIQSAEPELDVITTTPASRDPEQVMVNRDGVDQITVCAQASTGLIYCLRSNEAGAFDVSRSQSATIAGALCNLPTPTSAAGEGCGPGDDGVPSWSSAGGGAPAGPANQAPVSSFTYSPTGPTANATVTFTDASSDADGTIATREWDLDGNGSFEATGTAPTTSYPSPGPVTVSLRVTDDDGETATSSQTLTVAAQPGFASTDGSDSFLSAAHSSTHTAGTSTLVFDGWVRRTAGAPTPAPQGAVFSTTGGNAGWTIQIDNTYRLRAAVATAPGVYVSSPWAAGLSLNNWHHVAIQITQNGVAVLLDGSAISTIALASPPAFGTAPTLIGREGAAPTFEFGVQVDSARITRGQTAAAIQPGDIVPGGRSTRPATLTAHSDTRSLWSFDGASGADEGAAGVPFTLSPTGSSFSLH
- a CDS encoding ZIP family metal transporter, translated to MEPLFALWMTLAGLGTVIGALGIYVWRSPGDRLLDGGLGFAAGVMLAALSFGLLNPALEQGALIEVITGLVLGVALMLGLDRLVPHLHPPRGPEDGTPDARRRGWLVFGALSLHNIPEGMAVGVAFAVGGTELGLPLAIAIMAHNVPEGFSVAIPFLASRMPRRRIFAVAASSGLIEIPAAFAAFAIVGVASGLLPLSLAFAAGAMLYVCVDELIPAGVRGGSERVVTLSCMLGFILMLVLNQLIAG